GAGAATGACAACATCATCCACGTAAATAACAAAGTGGATCCCGCTGACGATATCGAGGTGATCAACACCGAGCTGGCGCTTTCTGACCTCGATACCTGCGAGCGCGCACTGCATCGCGTGCAGAAGCGAGCCAAAGGCGGCGATAAAGACGCAAAAGCGGAACAGGCCGCGCTGGAAAAATGCCTGCCGCAGCTGGAAAACGCTGGCATGCTGCGCGCGCTGAAAAATCTGACGGAAGAAGACAAGGCTGCCATTAAGTACCTGAGCTTCCTGACGCTGAAACCGACCATGTACATCGCTAACGTCAACGAAGACGGTTTTGAAAACAACCCGTACCTCGACAAAGTGCGTGAAATCGCTGCTGCGGAAGGTTCAGTGGTAGTTGCTGTCTGCGCCGCCGTGGAGTCTGACATTGCCGAGCTGGACGATGCCGACCGTGATGAATTTATGGCCGAGCTGGGTCTGGAAGAGCCGGGCCTGAACCGCGTTATTCGCGCTGGCTATGAACTGCTGAACCTGCAAACCTACTTCACCGCCGGTGTGAAAGAGGTTCGCGCCTGGACTATCCCGGTGGGCGCAACCGCCCCGCAGGCCGCAGGCAAGATCCACACCGATTTCGAAAAGGGCTTCATCCGTGCCCAGACCATCGCTTTTGAAGACTTTATTACCTATAAAGGCGAACAGGGTGCAAAAGAGGCCGGTAAGATGCGTGCCGAAGGCAAAGACTACATCGTGAAAGATGGCGATGTAATGAACTTCCTGTTCAACGTCTAACCTCTCCTGCTGCAAATAAGAATCCACGCTTCGGCGTGGATTTTTTTCATCCCTATTAACAATCCCTCTAATAATCAGCCATATAGCCTCAAGCTGTCTGAATTTTCAAATTTCAGCAACAACCCTGCCCTAAATCAAATTAACAGCGCGTAACTCCACTTGGTCGATTGAAATTTCCTGCCGGAAGTATTTAATGCCAGAGCATTAGAGACCTTCTATTTATCTGCAACATACGTCAGGGACGCGCTACATGTCGGAACTCAATTCATTCAGTCTGCTCAATGAAGGTCAGGTAACGCTTCCTGAGGGTTATCAGGATCGTACCGTCAATATCTTTACGTCCTTTGATAAGGACGCCCCCTCATTCACCGTATCCCGCGATAGCCTCGATCCGAGCGAAGCCCTTTCTGCCTACATTGACCGCCAGCTTGCTCAGATGCAGCAGCACCTTAAACAGTGGCAGCAGAGCGCGCGCTGCCCTGCCACGCTGGGCGAGAGCGTGTTGCTCGGTGAGATTGTTCATGGCAGCTACCAGCGAAGCGGGAGGCAGGTCTGGCAGCAGCAGGCCGTGTTTAATCCGCAAAGAGCACACATCCTTGTGTTCACTATGACCGCAACGGTGATGCTGACAGAGGCGGACAGTGTCCTGTTCCACTCCTTGCTTAAAAGCTTTCGTCCCCACGCCTGACAACAGGGAGAGTTGTTATGTTTGCAGCCGCACGCGTGGACGATGAGATTGGTCACTCCGCTGCCTTAGCCGGAATGATGGCTGGTACCGTTGTGGGTGGATTTATTGCCGCAGCGGGAGGCCTTGCCGCAGGGGCGCTGTTTATTGCCGGAATGGGCGCGTCCTGCTTGGGCGTGGGCGTGCTGCTTGTCGGGGTCAGCGTTGCTGTGGGCTGGCTTACCGGTGAGCTGGCAATGGCGGCAAGGGACACGCTGGCAGAGGGCGGAGCCGGGAGCATGACGCAGCAGGGTCTCATCACTACCGGCTCGCCCAATGTCTTCATCAACGGCAGACCTGCCGCAGTGGCCACCGCCAGTCTGGTCTCCTGTCAGGAAGACGGCTCTCAGCACCTGGCCGAGGGGTCGTCACGGGTCTACATCAACGGCCTGCCTGCTGCGCGCCTGGGGGACCGGACTACCTGCGGGGCGACCATTATCACCGGCTCGCCCAATGTGCTGATTGGCGGTGCCTCAGAGCAGACCCTGCCCGTGCAGGCTGAAGTTGCGGAAGAGATATACAAAGCGTCAGATCTGACGCTGCTGTTCGCCGGACTGCTAGGGGGAGCCGGTGGTGCTGGAGGGGAAGCCGGTGCGCTGGGCAGCCTGCTGAGTAAGCTGCCGGGTATTAACAAACTGGCGCGCATCGCCTGTCGTGCCGGACAGCTGATGGCCAGTGTCGCCGCGGTGGGCATCATTGCCCGCCCGGTAGATATTGTCAGCGGACAAAAATTTCTCTGTGGTGATGACGAGCTGGATTTCACCCTCCCTTCCCGCCTGCCGGTACGCTGGCAGCGCTGCTGGCGCAGCGGCAACCCCGGCGACAGCGTTTTAGGCCGAGGCTGGAGCCTGTTCTGGGAAACCTCCCTTAAACGCTACGGTGACGGGCTGGTGTGGCGCGCGCCGTCGGGGGATTATATCTCCTTCCCGAGGGTGCCGGAGGGCCAGCGCGTCTACTGTCAGGCCGAAAAGCGCTGGCTGGAACATCATCAGGACGATACCTGGTCGGTGTATGATACCAGCGGCGAGCGCTGGCACTATGCCCCCTTCAAACCGGATGAACGTGCTCTGCTCCGGCGCATTTCAGCGCCCTGCGGCAACGATATTCTGTTCGAGTGGAACGCCGATCGGACGTTATATTCCCTGACCGACAGCGCCGGTCAGCGCGTGGTGTGCCGTTATCAGGGTGGGCGTCTTGACAGCGCCTGGCTGGATGATGAGATCTGCCTGGTCAGTTATGCTTATGACACTGAGGGCCAGCTCGTCACCGTGACGGGCCGGGGCGGTAGCGTGCGCAGACGGTTTTGCTGGCAGGATGGCCTCATGACCGCCCATGAAGATGCCAACGGTCTGCTGAGCGAGTACCGCTGGCAGACCATTGCAGGCCTGCCCCGCGTGGTGACCTTCCGGCACAGCGGCGGCGAACAGCTGACGCTGGATTATGACGTTGAGAACGGCAGACGCCGGGTAATTCGGGACGATGGCGTACAGGCGCACTGGCTGGTTGATGACGATGACAACGTCGCCAGTTATACGGATTTTGACGGACGCCAAACCGCCTTTGTCTACCGCGACGGAGAACTCACTGACGTCATTCTTCCCGGCGGAGCCATTCGCCGCAGCGTATGGGACAAGTACGGACGTCTGACGCAGGAAACTGATCCTGAAGGACGGACCACAGCCTACCACTGGTACCGCCAGACCGACTGCCTGACCCGCATCGTTTATCCTGACCTGACCGCCTCGCAGGCGACATATGATCCGAGGGGGCGGTTGCAGTACGAAACCGATCCCTGTGGACACCGCACCACATACCATTACCCGGATGACAGCGATCCTCTGGCGGACAGCGTCACCGATGCTCTGGGCGGCGTGGTTCAGCTGCAGTGGAACCATCAGGGGCTGCTGACAGGCCGCACCGACTGCGCCGGCAGCGTCATGCGGTTTGAGTACGATCGTTTCGGGCAGCTTGTCCGCAGCGAGGATGCCGAAGGGCATGTAACCCGCCGGGAATGGAACGCGGCCGGGCAGCTCAGCGGCGTTATTCACCCCGACGGCAGCCAGGAAACGCTGATATGGAACAGACGCGGACAGCTCACGGGCTGGCGCGATCCGCTGGAGAGCGAGGTGCGCCAGGCTTATAACGACCTGGGCCTGCCCGTCAGCTTTACCGACCGTACCGGGCATACCCGCCGCTGGCACTACGATCCGCGTGGCAATCTGTTACGGCTGGAGAACGGCAACGGCGCTGAATACCGGTTTACTTATGATGCCACGGGCCACCCGCTGAGCGAGATTCGGCCCGATGAGACGTCACGGCTGATGCAGTGGGACGCGCGGGGTTTTCTCACTGCGCTTGAAGAGCGCGGTAAATCTGCCGCCGACGGCGGGGCTGGTCGTCGATGGCAGCAGTTCGGCTATGACGACAGCGGCCTGCTTACTGCACGGACCACCCGTGATGCCGAATACCGCTACCGACGTAACCAGAACGGGCGACTTACCGGCCTGCTGCGCACGCCAACAGCCGACGGCATGGCCTGGGGTGTCGGTGAGGATGAGATTCAGTTTACCTATGACGCTGCGGGAAAGCTGCTCGGTGAACACGGCGTGAACGGTGAGCTGCACTATGTCTGTGACGCGCTGGGTAACCTGACCGCCCTCACCCTGCCCGGCGGGCAGCGGCTGTCATGGCTGCATTACGGCTCCGGCCACGTCAGCGCCGTCCGCTTTAATCAGCAGACTATCAGCGACTTTACCCGCGACCGCCTGCACCGGGAAACCGAACGCAGCCAGGGTGTACGCATCCAGCAGCGTGAGTATGGCAGCTGCGGCAGACGCAGCCTGCAACGCAGCGCGCTGAGCACAGACGTCACGCTGCCGGAACAGGCGATGCTGGAGCGTATTTATCGCTATACCGGACGCGGCGAGCTGGCAGGCGTCAGCGACACCCTGCGGGGTGAAATACAGTACGGCTACGACGCCGAAGGCCGCCTGCTGAAACATTATGAAGCCCGTCAGGGGCACAGCACCTTACATCTTCGCTATGACGCCGCCGACAACCTGCTGCCGGATGATAACCTGCCTGCCCTGCCGGTCACCGATAACCGCCTGACGCACTGGCAGCACCGGGTAATGGAATATGATACCTGGGGTAATCTTGTCAGCCGCCGCAGCGGCACGGGCGATCAGCATTATGTCTATGATGCGGAAAACCGACTGATAAAGGCAGAAGGCACCGGCCCGGAAGGCAGGTTTACGGCACAGTATCATTATGATGCGCTGGGCCGTCGTACGCGAAAAACCGTCACCACGCAGCGCGGCACGTCAGAGACCCGCTTCCTGTGGCAGGGCTGTCGCCTGCTACAGGAGCAGCAAAAAGATCGCTGCCGGACCTATGTTTATGACCCGAACGAAGCCTACAGCCCGCTGGCGCGTATCGATCATCTGAGGAATGACAGCCAGGGCGACATCTGCTGGTTCAGCACCGATCTGAACGGTGCCCCGATGGACGTCACGGATGAACAGGGCAACATCTGCTGGAGCGGCCAGTACGGCAGCTTCGGCGAGGTGCGGTATCAGAGCGACGGCTTCTCACGGCTGTTGCAGAACGGAACCCTGTACCATCAGCCGCTGCGCTATGCCGGACAGTACGCCGACAACGAGACGGGGCTGCATTATAATCTGTTCAGGTATTACGACCCGCAGGTGGGACGGTTCACGGTACAGGACCCGATTGGGCTGGCGGGTGGGCTGAATCTTTATCAGTATGCGCCGAATCCGCTGGGGTGGATTGATCCGTGGGGATGGAGTTTCCTTGAAATTATCGGTGATGCTGCCGACACTACAGGAAAAAAATACCAAGGGGCGGAAATTTACAGAGTATCTAGCAAAGTTAAAATTGAACAAGTAACCTTTAAAAAAGGCGATTATTTTTATTTAGACAATTTACACAAAGATCATTATGAAACCTTTTCATCATTAAATAGATCCAAAGGTGTGTTTAATTTGGATGGTTCTTACAATGAAAAGAAATCAATCAAAACCGAAAAAAGAAAAGGGCCCGGGTGCTAACATGAATGAAGAAATAAAAAAAGATATACTTAATAATAAAAATGATTTAATTTATGGAACCTTTTGCCATTATTTATTTGAAGAGGGATTCTTTGATGAGCATTTATTAGCCGACCTTATAGGTAAATGTGGCATATGCCTTAAAGAGGATGCAGATGAAGATGAGGTTACCAATCTTCTAAAATGGCTTGTTATAAGTACTGAACAATGTTTTTCATCTAACAATGATAGCAATGACTTATATGTAATTAAAAACTATAGTACTGCTATGGAAGAAGGGTGGCACATTGACTGGAAACCAAAAATTATGAAATTAATTAATGGCAACCTAAATATTTAAAATACATATCCGCTGGAGCGGCCAGTACGGCAGCTTCGGTGAAGTGCGGTATCAGAGCGACGGCTTCTCACGGCTGTTGCAGAACGGAACCCTGTATCATCAGCCGCTGCGCTACGCCGGACAGTACGCCGACAACGAAACGGGGCTGCACTATAATCTGTTCAGGTATTACGACCCGCAGGTGGGACGGTTCACGGTGCAGGACCCGATTGGGCTGGCGGGTGGGCTGAATCTTTATCAGTATGCACCGAATCCGCTGGGGTGGATTGATCCGTGGGGGCTTCTTGGAACAGATCTAACAGGTCGCCCCTTAGTTAGTCCTAATTACAGCGTATGGTTCCAAACAGGAATTCCAGCAAATATTTATTCTGGTTCAAGGCCTATACACTTCCAAAATGCAAATCAGCAGTTATATGATGCTATCCAAAAGAGCCCTGATTTAGCTGATGTGTTACCTCCAGAAGTGGTTTTGCATGTGCAGCCCGGAGCAAGAGGTGCATTTTCTCGAACAAGCCCAGCAAGTCATTCTTGGCATCATAACGCACAAGATCCAACCAAAATAGAGCTCATTCCTAGGGGGCAACATCAAGCTCAAGGACCCATTCAGGAGAGCCTACATCCTAGCCAAGAGGGTGGCTTTAAAAGGCTATCTAGTAGATGTTAATGATATTAATGAGGTGGTTTATGGATCTTATCTCTATCAGAGATATTTTATCTTCTCCTGAAAACAATGCGGAGTGGTTTTATCTACCTCCAGACAAACATTGTTGGACACTTGATACTATGGGTATATTCAGTCTTGATGCTCGAAACTTTACGCCCGAATCTGATGATTTTTTGCCGAAGCAGGTTAAAGAAGAAGGATGGATAGAAGTCTTAGATGGTGCCACAATCGAAGAAATTGTAGCTAACGCGAATGCTCAGTTAGGCGAACCCTCAATGTACGATTTATTTAGAGCATTTATTTTTTATTATGAAAATGATGGTTTTATAAGTTTTTAATCATAAACTGAAAAGATTTTCCGGCGAAATAGTACGTACACGAAACAGAATCACGATATGAAAATATTATGGCTAGCCAAGCTGGCTAATTTGCAGTGAACGTAGGGGAAGAAGTGCAGCCGGTGAGGATTGCGTGATGGCCGGACAGAGAGGATAAAGCGACGGCTTCTCACGGCTGTTGCAGAACGAAACCCTGGATCATCAGCCGCTGCGCTATGCCGGACAGTACGCCGACAGCGAAACGGGGCTGCACTATAATCTGTTCAGGTACTACGACCCGCAGGTCGGGCGATTCACGGTACAGAACCCGATTGGGCTGGCAGGTGGGCTCAATCTTTATCACTATGCGCCGAATCCACTGGGATGGATTGATCCTCTCGGATTATTTGGCTGTGGTCCAAAAGCACAAAAACATATCCTTCATGGCGATGGTCCTGGTAGAGGTGGTCATATGTGGCCGGGCCAGCCAGGTAAAACAACTTTCCCTCAATCTTGGGATTCGAAAAAAATCATTCCTGAAGTTGATGATATTGTTAATTCACCATCAACCAAATGGTATGCCCAAAAAGGAACTGGAGGCGCATTAACCAAAGCGGGAAAAGCAGCTAATTGGGTGGCATGGGAAGTCAGGGATGGAGTACAGATTAGGGTTGTTTTCCAACCAGCAAAAGGGAGAATAGTCGCCGCATTTCCTGACAGTGGGCCGATTCCACCTTTACCAGGAGCAAAATAATGACTACTGCAGTTAGTATTGAGCTAAAGAAGTTTGGCGAAGAATTTAATGGCCGACTTTCAAAAGATGACTTGAATTATGCACTAAGTTATATTAATTTTGGAGAGGAATCATTAGCTTTTGAAATATTATGTGATTATATATGTGAAAATAACCTTTCTCTAACCAAGAATGAATATGAGCATATCTGTAGCCTCAATACCCTCTTTAATGATTTTTTAGAACGTGATGTTATTATGTATTTAAAAGCATTAATTAAATAGAAATAGAGCTGGGAAAGATCCTCTCGTTTTCCCAACTTATGAATAAGTTGATCAATGCATAACCGTAGTTTATGGCATTATGACGTTGCAATTTTGATGCATTATGCACAAAGTTGACAGTATGTTTGGTAAGCTGGATAGAGTACGCGCCCTGATCCGATTGGGCTGGCGGGTGGGCTGAATCTTTATCAGTATGCACCGAATCCGCTGGGGTGGATTGATCCGTGGGGCTTTCTAAAGATACTTGTATAGGCACACCTAGAGACGCTCAGAAAAAAGAAGAAAGGGGTCAGGGTCCCCGAGACATAAAACGCATTGATGAGCCAGAACAAAACGTTCCGGTTAGCCAATGGCATGCACACCAGACAAAACCCGAAAAAAGCGAAAAATCCAGCATTGAATCAGGATGGGTCAATACATGATGGCGCTCCCTCTTGCCCTGCCCTATCAACTGCTACACCTACAGCGGTTAGCATTGAACTCCAAGCCGATAACCCTATAGATATTTATTCTGATGCTAAGGCATCTGCAATTTTATAGACAGGGGAATGACTTCCCCTGTCTTCACCCTATCCCCTCTTACGACCGCACTACCATCCGCCATCTAAACCACAGCTGGGCCACCAGGATCAGTATCCCGCCGGCGATCTTCTGCATCGGCAGCTTCTCTCCGTACCAGATTGCCGCCGCAATTACCGTCAATAGTGGCTCGAGAACCATGATAATTGCCGCATTGGCGACGGCGGCATGCTTCTGCCCCTGAAGCTGAAGTCCAAAGCGCAGGCTGGTGGCGATCAGGATGCTGGCAAGCAACCACATCGCGGTGGTCGCGGTGAACGGCTGAGTCCACGTCTCTGTCAGCCCTGACAGCACTAAACCCACTACGCCCGTCATGCCCAGCTGCACCGCCGTCAGCGGCAATAGCGGCACTTCTCTGGCGCAGCGGCTGGTGTAGCAGAACGAGATCGACTGCACCACGGCAGTCAACAAAAACCACCCCTGGCTGGCGTGAAACGATATCGGGAACTGTAAGCTGAGCAGCCCCAGTCCCACAAAGGCCAGCGGCAGACACTCCCAGTAGGCACGCGCGGGCCGGACCTTCATCATCCCCCATGCCACCAGCGGCACGAACAGCATCGACAGGCTCATGATAAATGCGCCTTCGCCGATCGAGGGAGTGGTTGAAACAGAGTAGATCCACAGGCACATAGTCAGCGCCATCCAGCCCCCGCTGATAAGCACTCTTACGATCTGTTCACGCGCAATGCGCTGGCCTCGGCAGAACGGCAGCAGAACCAGAGCGGCACAGCCAAAACGTAGCCCTAAAAAGGCAAAAACCGGCATTCCAGAGATCCCCTCACGGGAAAAAATCCAGCCGCAGGCGGCGATAAGGGTGACCATAATAAGGAGGAGATCGGCTTGCCGCTGGGGGTTCATTGAGATAGTCATCACTACAGAAAAATATAAACAAGGGTTGCCCCATGATAGTGCTAATGCCTGCAATTAAATAGATCGTTAGCAGGCGAAATAATATTCCCTGTAGTTTAGGGGGTTTATTTATTGCTACCACGTTGTTCAGATTAAGCTGATATCGCCACCATTTAAGAGAAAAGCAGCTTATCCCGCCAAAAAGTTGCACCCGTCGACTATTTTATTTATGGTGTACCCCCGCCGCTAAACGTGGCGAACCATCATTATCTGCATCTTATAGCTTTCATTTCCTTTGAGTTGGGTTTTACGGCTGCGAAAGCTATAAGGTTGCGCCATCCACACTCATGGGGAGTTTATGAGCAACGGAACGACGTTAAACCAGCACCAGAATAACGCTTCAACGAGCAACGAATTAACCGTAGACGATATCACCGTTATCGATAGCGGCCTGCTTAAAAAGGCCGTCGGCGCAGCCGCGCTCGGTAACACAATGGAGTGGTTCGACTTCGGGGTCTACAGCTATCTGGCCGTGATCATCGGCCAGGTCTTCTTCCCGGGTGCCAGCAGTACCGCGCAGCTGATCGCCTCTTTCGGCACCTTCGCCGCCGCCTTCCTGGTACGCCCTATCGGTGGGATGGTCTTCGGCCCGCTCGGGGATCGCTTTGGTCGCCAGAAGATCCTGGCCTTAACGATGATCATGATGTCGATCGGTACGTTCAGCATTGGCCTGATCCCCGACTATGACAGCATTGGCATCGCCGCACCGATCCTGCTGCTGGTGGCGCGTCTGGTGCAGGGCTTCTCCACCGGGGGCGAATATGGTGGTGCAGCAACCTTTATCGCAGAGTACTCCACCGACAAACGCCGCGGATTTATGGGCAGCTTCCTGGAGTTCGGAACTCTCGGCGGCTATCTGCTGGGTGCCAGCCTCGTGACGATCATGATCGCGGTTCTGCCTACCGAGGCGATGCACTCCTGGGGATGGCGTATTCCGTTCTTCCTCGCCGCGCCGCTGGGGCTGTTTGGGCTCTACATTCGTCTTAAGCTTGAGGAGACACCGGCGTTTAAAGATCACATGGATAAGCAAGAGGCGCTGGAGCACAGCAAACCGCAGCTTAGCCTGATCCAGATGCTGAACAAACATCGCAAGCAGATCCTCAAGTGCATCGGCTTGGTGCTGGTATTCAACGTCTCTAACTACATGCTGACCTCCTACATGCCAAGCTACCTGACCAGCGTGCTGGGCATGAGCGAGCTGACCGGCCTGCTGCTGGTGATGGTGATCATGTTTGTGATGATGCCGTTAACCCTTGCGTGGGGCTACTGGACCGATCGCATCGGCCGTCGTCCGGTCATCGCCCTCGGCGCTGCCGGGCTGATCCTGCTGGCGATCCCGAGCTTTATGCTGATCGGCTCCGGCAATATGCTGGCGGTATTTGGCGGGCTGGTTATTCTTGGCGTGCTGCACACCTGCTTTAGCGGCACCATGCCTGCGACACTTCCGGCCCTGTTCGTTACCGATATCCGCTACAGCGCGCTGGCAATTGGCTTTAACCTCTCGGTCTCGCTGTTCGGCGGCACCACGCCGCTTGTTACCGCCTGGCTGGTGGACACCACCCACAACGTGATGATGCCTGCCTACTACATGATGGGTGCGGGGATTATCGGCCTGATTACGGTCCTGACCCTACGCGAGACGGCCCAGAAGCCGCTTAGCGGCTCATCCCCGGCAGTGGCGACGCATGCTGAGGCGCACCGCCTGATCGATAAGCTACGCAAGCAGAAACGCAGCAAGCACCTGCAGGCGCAGGTAGCGAGCGAGTAAGTCGTCCTAAACCCACGTTCGCGTGGGTTTTTACTGCTCCTGCAAATTATCCGACCCTACGCCGCCGATAAACGGCAGGCGTAGACGCAGAGGCGTAAAGTCGAGACCGACGTTAAGCCCGAGAACGTTAAGCTCGAACCCCTCCTCGGCCCCTAGAGTCACTCCGGCCACGCCCAGCAGCGAGATTTGCAGGCCGCGCCCCGACGGCGGCAAGCCGATGGGCCGATAGAGCGGACGATAGTCTTTCCCTACTGCGTTAGCAGGCAGATCGAGCCTCAGGTCAGGCACTTCTCGTCCAATATGAGCAATGAAGGTGTTGCTGTTGGGGCCTGGCCACGCGTGATAGGTGGTCGGCCATGGGTAAGAGGCAATTGCCGCTTTAATCTGCGGGATCAGTGCTTCGGCTTCCGGCCCCCGGCGATCCACCAGCAGGCGCGGCCTGGATCCGTACCAGTAGCCATCCGCGAGGTTGCTGTTACGGCGCACCTTGTCGCCGCTGCCCCAGCTGATCACCTCGTAGCGGCTGTAGTGGGTCTCTCCGGCACGCTTGAAGATGATCCACGGATGCACGGCCACCGCCCCTTTCCAGCCGTAAGTGGGGGCGGCATAGACCTGAACGATTGCCAGTCGGGCAAACTTAACCGGATCGGGCGCGATGCCGGACGAGTCGCGGCGGGCAGACCACCACCCCTCACTGGCCTTTGCGTCGCGCTGGCTGACGGCCTGGGCGATGCTGGCAACAAGAGAGAGTAGAATAATACACAGCAAACTCAGACAAACTGTTTTGAGAGCGATCATGGCACCTGTAGGAAAGTAAAAAGCGGCGGGAGTTAGCCTATTCTACCGCCGTTTTTTTACCCAGCAAGCGCTGTGCTTAAATCATCACCAAACTTTACGCAGGCTTGTATCAATAACAACACTTTGCAATACATCTCAGCTAGAACCGCTCTCGTAAAGCCTATAACCTTCAGCTTAAATACGTAATGAAATCAATCATTTGTAACGTGAATGCATCTGGTTTCATGTATTGATTTTCGATATATTTCACTGGAGTCGTTATGGGTCAGGATAAGGTTTTTGCTGTAGAGAAGAGTGCGGAAGATTTTCGCTTTGATAGCCAGGTTGCGGGCGTGTTTGACAACATGGTCGACCGCTCCGTGCCCTTCTATCAGGAAATTCAGCGCATGGTGGGCGAGCTGGCGGCAGAGTACGCTACCGAAGGGAGTCAGCTTTACGATCTGGGGTGCGCCACTGGCACCACCCTCGCCCTGCTGGACGGCGTGCTGCCGCAGAATATCGCCTTTACCGGCATCGACAACTCGCCGGATATGCTCGAGAAGTGCCGGGGCAAATTCGCCCAGCTAAACTCTGCACGTGAGACACATTTCCTTTGTCAGGATCTCAAAGAGAGGGTGACGTTAGATAACGCCTCGGTGGTGGCGATGATCCTGACGCTGATGTTTGTCCGCCCTCTGCACCGCCGAAAGCTCCTGTCATCTATCTACGAGGGGCTCAACCCCGGCGGCGCGCTGATTCTGGTAGAGAAAGTGGTCTGCGACTCACCGGATCTCAACAGACGCTTTATCAACTATTACTACGCTATGAAGCGTCGCCACGGCTACAGCGAGCTGGAGATCGGCCAGAAGCGCGAGGCGCTGGAGAACGTGCTGATCCCCTATAGCGAAGGCGAAAATCGGCAGATGCTCACCGACACCGGCTTTCGCAGCGTAGAGGTCTTCTTCCGCTGGTATAACTTCTGCGCAATGGTGGCAATAAAATGAGGATCACCGTTGGCAACTTTCTCTTTCGTACCCGCAACGTGCTCTTTCCGCTGCTCTACCTGACGCTGTTTATAGGCCAGCAGCAGGTCAGCCAGGCCGCCGTTGCCATGCTGATTGCAGGCGCTGCCGTTGCCCTGCTCGGACAGGGGATCCGGGTCCTGACCGTCGGGCTGGACTATATCGTACGCGGTGGACGCCAGCGTAAAGTGTATGCCGACAGCCTGGTGCAGACCGGGCTGTTTGCCCACTGCCGTAATCCCCTCTACCTGGGCAATCTGTTGATGATTATTGGCTTCGGCGTTGCCGCCAATAACTCGTGGTATCTGACGATCGCGATGCCGCTCTTTTTTCTGGGCTACGCCTGCATCATTGCTGCGGAAGAACACTATCTGCTGGGGCGCTTTGGCGACGACTACCGACACTACT
Above is a genomic segment from Enterobacter sp. C2 containing:
- a CDS encoding DMT family transporter encodes the protein MNPQRQADLLLIMVTLIAACGWIFSREGISGMPVFAFLGLRFGCAALVLLPFCRGQRIAREQIVRVLISGGWMALTMCLWIYSVSTTPSIGEGAFIMSLSMLFVPLVAWGMMKVRPARAYWECLPLAFVGLGLLSLQFPISFHASQGWFLLTAVVQSISFCYTSRCAREVPLLPLTAVQLGMTGVVGLVLSGLTETWTQPFTATTAMWLLASILIATSLRFGLQLQGQKHAAVANAAIIMVLEPLLTVIAAAIWYGEKLPMQKIAGGILILVAQLWFRWRMVVRS
- a CDS encoding DcrB-related protein, whose product is MSELNSFSLLNEGQVTLPEGYQDRTVNIFTSFDKDAPSFTVSRDSLDPSEALSAYIDRQLAQMQQHLKQWQQSARCPATLGESVLLGEIVHGSYQRSGRQVWQQQAVFNPQRAHILVFTMTATVMLTEADSVLFHSLLKSFRPHA
- a CDS encoding RHS repeat-associated core domain-containing protein, translated to MQNETLDHQPLRYAGQYADSETGLHYNLFRYYDPQVGRFTVQNPIGLAGGLNLYHYAPNPLGWIDPLGLFGCGPKAQKHILHGDGPGRGGHMWPGQPGKTTFPQSWDSKKIIPEVDDIVNSPSTKWYAQKGTGGALTKAGKAANWVAWEVRDGVQIRVVFQPAKGRIVAAFPDSGPIPPLPGAK
- a CDS encoding RHS repeat-associated core domain-containing protein; its protein translation is MFAAARVDDEIGHSAALAGMMAGTVVGGFIAAAGGLAAGALFIAGMGASCLGVGVLLVGVSVAVGWLTGELAMAARDTLAEGGAGSMTQQGLITTGSPNVFINGRPAAVATASLVSCQEDGSQHLAEGSSRVYINGLPAARLGDRTTCGATIITGSPNVLIGGASEQTLPVQAEVAEEIYKASDLTLLFAGLLGGAGGAGGEAGALGSLLSKLPGINKLARIACRAGQLMASVAAVGIIARPVDIVSGQKFLCGDDELDFTLPSRLPVRWQRCWRSGNPGDSVLGRGWSLFWETSLKRYGDGLVWRAPSGDYISFPRVPEGQRVYCQAEKRWLEHHQDDTWSVYDTSGERWHYAPFKPDERALLRRISAPCGNDILFEWNADRTLYSLTDSAGQRVVCRYQGGRLDSAWLDDEICLVSYAYDTEGQLVTVTGRGGSVRRRFCWQDGLMTAHEDANGLLSEYRWQTIAGLPRVVTFRHSGGEQLTLDYDVENGRRRVIRDDGVQAHWLVDDDDNVASYTDFDGRQTAFVYRDGELTDVILPGGAIRRSVWDKYGRLTQETDPEGRTTAYHWYRQTDCLTRIVYPDLTASQATYDPRGRLQYETDPCGHRTTYHYPDDSDPLADSVTDALGGVVQLQWNHQGLLTGRTDCAGSVMRFEYDRFGQLVRSEDAEGHVTRREWNAAGQLSGVIHPDGSQETLIWNRRGQLTGWRDPLESEVRQAYNDLGLPVSFTDRTGHTRRWHYDPRGNLLRLENGNGAEYRFTYDATGHPLSEIRPDETSRLMQWDARGFLTALEERGKSAADGGAGRRWQQFGYDDSGLLTARTTRDAEYRYRRNQNGRLTGLLRTPTADGMAWGVGEDEIQFTYDAAGKLLGEHGVNGELHYVCDALGNLTALTLPGGQRLSWLHYGSGHVSAVRFNQQTISDFTRDRLHRETERSQGVRIQQREYGSCGRRSLQRSALSTDVTLPEQAMLERIYRYTGRGELAGVSDTLRGEIQYGYDAEGRLLKHYEARQGHSTLHLRYDAADNLLPDDNLPALPVTDNRLTHWQHRVMEYDTWGNLVSRRSGTGDQHYVYDAENRLIKAEGTGPEGRFTAQYHYDALGRRTRKTVTTQRGTSETRFLWQGCRLLQEQQKDRCRTYVYDPNEAYSPLARIDHLRNDSQGDICWFSTDLNGAPMDVTDEQGNICWSGQYGSFGEVRYQSDGFSRLLQNGTLYHQPLRYAGQYADNETGLHYNLFRYYDPQVGRFTVQDPIGLAGGLNLYQYAPNPLGWIDPWGWSFLEIIGDAADTTGKKYQGAEIYRVSSKVKIEQVTFKKGDYFYLDNLHKDHYETFSSLNRSKGVFNLDGSYNEKKSIKTEKRKGPGC
- a CDS encoding MafI family immunity protein — encoded protein: MTTAVSIELKKFGEEFNGRLSKDDLNYALSYINFGEESLAFEILCDYICENNLSLTKNEYEHICSLNTLFNDFLERDVIMYLKALIK
- the ychF gene encoding redox-regulated ATPase YchF, whose protein sequence is MGFKCGIVGLPNVGKSTLFNALTKAGIEAANFPFCTIEPNTGVVPMPDPRLDQLAEIVKPQRILPTTMEFVDIAGLVKGASKGEGLGNQFLTNIRETEAIGHVVRCFENDNIIHVNNKVDPADDIEVINTELALSDLDTCERALHRVQKRAKGGDKDAKAEQAALEKCLPQLENAGMLRALKNLTEEDKAAIKYLSFLTLKPTMYIANVNEDGFENNPYLDKVREIAAAEGSVVVAVCAAVESDIAELDDADRDEFMAELGLEEPGLNRVIRAGYELLNLQTYFTAGVKEVRAWTIPVGATAPQAAGKIHTDFEKGFIRAQTIAFEDFITYKGEQGAKEAGKMRAEGKDYIVKDGDVMNFLFNV